The genomic segment AACAGCGTCTCCCGTCTTTGGATTCCTGCCACGACGGGGGGCCCGAAAATGCAGGGAGAAACTGCCGAAGCCTCGAATCTCAATACGCTCTCCACTGGCCAGCGCTTGCGACATGTGCTCGATAACAGTCTTTACCGCCAACTCGACATCTTTCGCGGATAACTGGCTCTGCCGGGACAAAATCGTCTCGATCAGTTCACTCTTGGTCATATGACTCTCCAGCCAAGGTATTCTTATACGTCTCATTCAGGAGCATCGATATTGTGAACCCAGCGACATAATTTCACAAGTCCTTATTTTATAACGGAAAAGTTTCACAAAACAGGCGAACCGCAAAACCCGGACATAAAAAAGGCCCGACGATGCGGGCCTGTTGCGATCGGCGCCAAGGCGCCGGTTGTAGGGTCAGGAATCTCCCATCTGCGCCTTGATCAGATCGCCGATGGTACCGGGCGATGCGTTCTCCTGCTCCGCGTCCTTCAGCGATTCCACCGCTTCTTTTTCGTCGGCCATGTCTTTGGCCTTGACCGACAGTGACAGCCCGCGATTCTTGCGATCTACAGAGGTAATTTTGGCCTCAACCGTATCTCCCAGCTTGTAGGAGTTACGCGCGTCTTCAACCTTTTCCTGACTGATATCAGAAGCCTTGAGGACCCCCTCTACCTCTTCCGCCAGCTTGATCGTCACCGATTTGGCATCAATAGCAACCACTTCGCCCGAAACAATGGCGCCGCGATCGTGCTCCGCAACATAGTTACCAAACGGATCGTCTTCCAATTGTTTGACGCCGAGAGAAATACGTTCGCGTTCCGGATCGATAGAAAGAATAACGGTTTCGATCTCGTCACCTTTCTTGTAATTTCGAACCGCCTCTTCGCCCGTTTCGTTCCAGCTGATATCCGACAGGTGCACCAGTCCATCGATATTGCCTTCCAGGCCAATAAATATACCGAAGTCGGTGATCGACTTGATACTGCCAGCGATCTTGTCGCCCTTGCTGTACTGCGATGCAAAAGCATCCCATGGATTTTGCTGGCACTGCTTGATGCCCAAAGAAATACGACGGCGCTCTTCATCGATATCCAGTACCATTACCTCAACTTCATCACCCAAGTTGACGATTTTGGAGGGGTGGACATTCTTGTTAGTCCAGTCCATTTCAGACACATGAACCAGACCTTCTACGCCCTCCTCCAACTCAGCAAAACAGCCATAATCGGTGAGGTTGGTAATGCGCGCATTGACACGACTGCCCTCGGGGTAACGACCGGTAATCTCAAGCCATGGGTCTTCGCCGAGCTGTTTAAGGCCGAGCGAAACACGGTTGCGCTCTCGATCAAACTTAAGAATCTTGACGTCAATTTCCTGCCCTACCTCAACAATCTCCGAGGGGTGCTTGATGCGCTTCCAGGCCATGTCGGTAATGTGCAACAGACCATCAACACCGCCCAGGTCGACGAACGCGCCGTAGTCGGTAAGGTTCTTAACAATACCCTTGACAGACATGCCTTCCTGCAGCGACTCAAGCAGAGCATCACGCTCTACGCTGTTGGCCTCTTCCATCACGGCGCGGCGTGATACCACCACGTTGTTGCGCTTCTGATCCAGCTTGATGACCTTGAATTCGAGTTCCTTTCCTTCCAGATGCACGGTTTCGCGTACCGGACGCACATCGACCAGTGAGCCAGGAAGGAACGCGCGAATCGTATTAATATCGACAGTAAAGCCGCCCTTGACCTTACCATTGATAATGCCGGTCACTACCTCGCCAGCTTCGTAAGCGGCCTCAAGGTCTTTCCACGCTTCTGCACGTTTCGCTTTCTCGCGGGATAGCTTGGTTTCACCAAAGCCATCTTCAACCGCCTCTAACGCAACCTGTACCTCATCTCCGACCGTCAGGGTGCAGTCACCATTGGCATCGATAAATTGTTCGCGGGGAATAACGCCCTCGGATTTCAGTCCCGCATGGACCGTGACCCACTCGTTATCGATATCGATTACCACTCCGGTAACAATAGCACCGGGCTTCATATCGACTGTTTTTAGACTCTCTTCAAATAAATCGGCGAAGGATTCGCTCATTACAAGGTACCTGTTATGTGATCGAGACGGCTTACCATCTCTCCGTGTCACCAGCCGACACGGGTCGTGTTGTATTGACTGTTTTCCCGACCATGGCTGGAGTCAGTCCGGAAACAGCGTCGTTGATTAAAAGCCAGAGTAAAAGCGATAATCGAGCAGAAAATCATTGCCTTGCGCCTAGGCAAGGCCTCTTTTCTCTACCTCGAGCAGTACCTGCGCGAACACTTCGGTAACGGGCATGGCACTACTATCAATAACAATGGCATCTTCTGCCGGCACCAAGGGCGAAAATTCGCGATTGCTGTCGCGGGCATCGCGCTCCTCGATATCCTCCAGAAGGCGCGGCAGACTAACACTTTCCCCCTTTGCAATCAACTGCTTATAACGCCTCTCCGCTCGCTCGGAGGCACTGGCTGTGAGGAATATTTTGAGGGGTGCTGCGCAAAACACGACCGTGCCCATATCTCGCCCGTCAGCTACCAGCCCGGGCGGACGCAGGAACTCCCGCTGCCTTTGCAACAGGGCTTCCCTTACTGTCGGAATGGCCGCCACTGTCGAGGCTCCGCGCCCACCCTCTTCAGTACGGATTTGCGCACTTACATCTATCCCCTTGCAGCTAACCAACACCTCGCCTGCGTCAGACACCCGGAATGCCACATCCAGATGACGAGCGACCTCCGTAACGGCACTGGCGTTATTCCAGCTTATGCCCTCCATTAAACAGGCCTGGCCCACTACGCGATATAACGCACCACTGTCCAACAGATGCCAGCCAAGGTGCTCCGCGAGCATATGGCTAACGGTTCCCTTACCCGAGCCGGAGGGGCCATCCACAGCGATCACGGGCGAGGCAAACGTCACGCCTGGCCACCGGTTTCCAGACGGAGGCCCAACTGCCTGGCCAGCTTATCGAAACCGGGAAAGGAGGTCGCCACATGGTCGCAGTCAAGCACGGTAATCATGTCCTTCGCGCGCAGAGCAGCCACCGCAAATGACATAGCGATGCGGTGGTCATGATAGGTGTGAATAACGCCGCCACCTAATTCACCTCCCTCGATAATGATGCCGTCATCCAACACCTTGTTGAAAACGCCGAGGGTAGTGAGGCCCTCTGCCATTGCGGCGATACGATCGCTCTCTTTGACACGGAGCTCTTCTGCCCCACGCAAGACGGTACGCCCACGGGCACACGCTGCGGCGATAAACAAAGCAGGGAACTCGTCAATGGCCAGCGGCACCTGCTGCGGTGGGATCTCAATACCGTGCAGTTGCGCATAACGTACACGGACATCTGCCACCGGCTCCCCGCCCACTTCACGCTTATTCAGCAGGCTAATATCTGCCCCCATCAAGGTAAGAATATTAAGCACACCCACACGGGTCGGGTTAATACCGACATGAGTCAACAACAGATCTGATCCAGGTACCAGGCTGGCAGCTACCAGGAAGAAAGCCGCGGATGAAATATCCGCAGGGATGTCGATATCGCACGCGCGCAGCTGTCCACCCCCGCGCAACGCAATGGCGCCGTTTTCAGTGTCCACCGGGTATCCGAAACCACGCAGCATGCGTTCCGTATGATCGCGGGTGGCCGCGGGCTCAGTCACCTCGGTGCAGCCCTGCGCGTAAAGACCGGCCAGCAGCAGACAGGATTTCACCTGCGCACTCGCCATAGGCAAGTCGTAGTGAATGCCCTGCAAGCGGGCGCCACCTGACACCTTAAGCGGAGGCCTGCCCTCGTCAGCAGCGGCAATCACGGCGCCCATTTTGGTGAGAGGGTCAATCACTCGTCCCATCGGCCGGCTGCGCAAAGACGCATCACCGGTCAGTTCCGCATCGAATGCCTGACCCGCTAACAACCCACACATAAGGCGCATGCCAGTGCCGGCATTACCAAGATCCAACGGCACTGCAGGTGCTTTAAGACCGTGCAGGCCCACACCATGCACCACAACCTGACCGTCTTCAGGACCCTCCACACTGACACCCATGGCCCGAAAAGCGCCCAGTGTTGCCAGCGCATCCTCGCCCTCTAGAAACCCGCTTATGCGCGTTGTACCCTCAGCGAGGGCGCCCAGCATAATGGCCCTGTGTGAAATAGATTTATCCCCTGGGACACGGGCTTTGCCTTGAATGATGCCCCCGGGTTTTACCTTGAAATGCATGAGGCCTCCGACCTACTTGGTCCGCTCCGCCAACACCGCGGCGAAAGCATCTCGGGCCTTCTTGGCTCGACTGAAAGTGGCAAACAGCTCGTCCCCGTCTTTCCTCTCTACGGCGACACGCAATTGTTCCAGATGTTGACCGAACTGGTCTATGGCCTCCAGAAGAGCGGACCGGTTAGCCAGCGCAATATCGCGCCACATGGTGGGGTCGCTGGAGGCTATTCGGGTAAAATCCCTGAAACCACCGGCGGCGCAGCGAAAGACCTCGTCACTATCCGGCAGGGACGACAGGGCATCGACCAGCGTATAGGCGAGGGCATGAGGTAAGTGGCTAGTGGCCGCCAACACAGCATCATGGCGCTCCACGCTCATCTCCACCACCTCCGCTCCGGTACTCTCCCACAGCCTTCGGATCAGTGCCACCGCGGCAGGCGCGTTGCCATCCTCCGGGGTCAGAATCACCCGGTGGTCGACGAACAAACGGGCATCTGACGCTTCTACACCACTGTGCTCGGACCCCGCAATAGGATGCCCCAGAACAAATTGCTGAGGCATCTCTCCGCAAATTTTCACAGCCGCATCCCGCAAGCTGCCCTTCACGCTGGCGACGTCCGTTACAACAGGGCCACCACCGTCGCGCGGCAACCTAGGGAGAATATCCTTTAGCAGGTCTGCTGCGGTGAGGGTCGGTGTGCAGATGACAAGAATATCGGCCGCGTCGATCGCCTCTTCGATATCAAGGGTAAAGTCATCAATCACACCGAGTTCGATGCCACGCTGCAACGATGCAGCGCGGTAGCCATAACCGGTAATTCGCTGACAAAAGCCACTGGCTCGGGCAGCACGAGCGAGAGAGCCCCCGATCAAGCCAAGCCCCATAATAACTAGATTGGCGCTAGCGTAGCTCACGACACACCTACAACACTGCCTGAGGGTAAGACCCAAGCGGTTTCAGCATAATGGACTGCTCTTCCAGCTCCAGCATGATCGCAGCGATATTCTCATCATGCAGGTGCCCTTCAAACTCGATGAAAAATACGTAGGCCCACTTCTCCGTTCGCGAAGGCCGGGTATCGATTCGAGTCAGGCTGACATCTCCTCGGCGAAAAGGCTCCAAAAGATGGAACAAAGCACCGGGCTTGTTGCGGCTCGAAACAATAATAGACGTCTTGTCACGACCGCTGGGCGGCACGATATCACGTCCGATAATCAGGAAACGCGTGGTGTTGTCTGAATAGTCCTCTATGTGGGTTGCCAGTTTTTCCAAACCGTAAAGCTCTGCCGCCATTTCCCCTGCCACCGCCGCAATACCGGCATGCTCTGATGCGAGGCGCGCCGCCTCGCCATTGCTACTCACCGCCTCGCGCTCCACGGCAGGCCAGTGTTTATCCAACCAATTACGGCACTGGGCAAGAGCCTGCTGGTGGGCGCAGATGCGCTCCACACCCTGCTCTACCGTCGCGGCACTAGCGAGCAGGTGTAGATCAATAGACAACTCAACCTCTCCCGCAATTTTCAGCGAGGAATCTATAAAGTTGTCCAAGGTATGACTCACCATTCCCTCTGTAGAATTTTCAACCGGGACTACACCGTAGTTACACTCCCCGGATTCCACCTGTGCAAAGACCGCGTCGATGGTAGCCTGGGGGACACAGACGGCAGCATGTCCGAAATGTTTGATCGTAGCGGCCTGCGTGAAAGTACCCTCAGGGCCGAGGAAAGCGGTATGCAGGGGCCTTTCAAGGGCCAGGCAGGCGGACATAATCTCGCGAAAGATGTGCGCCACACTGCCGCCGTCTAATGGCCCGGTATTGCGGCTAATAATATTCGCCAGAACCTGAGCTTCCCGCTCTGGGCGGTAGAATACTGGCGTTGTATTCCTGTCGCCCGGGGCCAACGCAGCAGCGGACTCTGCCATCTTGATCTCCGCCACCTGCTGGGCACACTCGGCCCGGCGATTGATCAGCGCCTGAATTTCGCGGTCAATAGCATCAATGTCTGCCCTGACCTGTTCTAAAGCCTTATCTTTTTCCATCTTGCCTGATCATCGCGTCTCTATGTGCTGTCCTGGGCCCGGGACCTCCGTAAAAAAACGATTTACGGCGTGCAAGGGCACGGTAAGCCAGACCGGTATTCTCACTAATTTAGTCCCGAAACGGAAGTGCACAATTCCCTCCGTTGCAACGGATTCGCGCGCAATGCTTGGATACAGCGTACTCATATCCCCCACCGGCGGAGATCAGATCGCTTGCCTGACGGCGTCAGCACCCGGTCAAAACCCACGATTGGGCCTAACCGTGACGGGCTTCGAAACCCTGCATAAACGCAATAAGGGCATCAACGGCGGCTTCCGGTACCGCGTTATAAACGCTGGCACGCATCCCACCCACCGAGCGATGCCCCTTGAGATTTAAAAGTCCGGCGGCCTCGGATTCGCTAAGAAAAGCCTTATCGAGATTGGCATCCGCCAGAGTAAACGGGATGTTCATCAGGGAGCGACTGGCCAGTTCCACCGGATTGGCATAAAAGTCACTGCTATCAATCGCCGTATACAGCTTTTCTGCCTTGCGTCGGTTGAGCACTTCCATGGCCGTCAATCCACCCTGCTCTTCCAGCCAGTCGAAAACCAAGGCAGCAAGGTAGAGGGAGAAGGTAGGCGGTGTATTGTACATAGAGTCATTTTCGTCAGCCGTTTGCCAGTTGAGCATCGCCGGGCAAAGGGCATGCGCTTTGCCCAGTAGGTCGCGACGCACAATTACCAGCGTCAGACCGGCAGGGCCTATGTTTTTCTGCGCGCCCGCGTAGATAGCGCCGTATTCCTCCACCGCCACAGGACGAGACAGGATTGTTGAGGACATGTCGCCCACCAGTGGCACATTTACCTGGGGTACCCACGAGAATTCGACGCCACCGATCGTTTCATTTGGCGTGAAGTGCAAGTAAGCCGCGTCGCTGTCCAACTGCCACAATTGCGGATCCGGTATGGTAGAAAATTGAGTTTCCTCGGAGCTTGCGACAACGTTCACGGCGCCGAAGCGCTTGGCCTCGGCAATCGCTTTCTTGGACCACTGCCCGGTATTGACGTAATCGGCGCCAAGGCTGTCCCCCAACAAGTTTAAGGGTACCGCTGAAAACTGCGTGCTGGCACCGCCCTGCAGAAACAGCACGGCGTAATCATCGGTAATGGACAACAGCTTCCGCAGCGTGCGCTCCGCGTGCTCGGCGACACCCACTACCTCAGGACTGCGATGGCTCATCTCCATGAAAGAAAGCCCACAGCCGTGCCAATTCAGCATATCTTCCCGGGCAATTTCCAAAACGGGCTCCGGCAATGCAGCCGGACCCGCGCAAAAATTAAAACTACGCGACATCGTCTATTCCTCAGGGACTATTTTTTAGCGAAAAAGGTATCTCAATCGACAGGATTGTCAGGGGCCGGCTCGCCGGCACTATCATCTGATTCTGGCTCGAGTTCGGGTTCGGGCTCCTCGATACGCTGTATACCGACCAGTTGCTCGCCGCCCTTGGTACGCACAATGCGAACGCCCTGAGTATTGCGTCCCTGAATTGACACCTCATCGACACGGGTGCGAACCAGGGTGCCCTGGTTTGAAATCAGCATCAACTCGTCTCCGGCAAAGACCTGTACAGCTCCCACCATCATGCCATTTCGCTCACTGGTAGACATCGCTATCAAGCCCTTTCCACCGCGGCCCTTGGTGGGAAAATCGGACACCTCAGTACGCTTGCCGTATCCGGTTTCACTTACCGTGAGCACCAGGCCGCTCTCCCGGGGAATAATCAGGGAGATCATCTTGTGCTCTGATGCAAGCCGGATACCCCGAATGCCGCGAGCCGTGCGGCCCATAGACCGCACATCTGTTTCGCGGAAGCGCACGGCCTTGCCTTCTGTGCTAAACAACATCACGTCACTGTCTCCCTGCGTGATCGCGGTGCCAACCAGTACATCGCCCTCCTCCAACTGGAGGGCGCGAAGCCCCACGCTGCGCTGTCGGGCAAAGTCGGTGAGTGGTGTCTTCTTGACTGTGCCGTTGGCGGTCGCCATAAAAATAAAGTGGCCCTCGGTATACTCTTCTACGGGAAGAATAGATGTGACTCGCTCGCCCTCTTCCAGAGGCAGCAGATTTACCATTGGACGCCCACGAGAGTTACGTCCGGCAAGCGGAATATGAAAAACCTTCAACCAATAGACCTTGCCGAGATTGGAGAAGCAAAGAATGGTGGCATGAGTGCTGGCGATCAGGAGGTGCTCGACAAAATCCTCGTCCTTTACCTGCGTCGCCGATTTACCCATCCCACCGCGACGCTGAGCCTGGTAATCGCTCAGGGGTTGTGTCTTGGCATATCCCGCGTGGGAAATCGTCACGACACGATCCTCTTTCGTAATCAGGTCTTCCACGGTGAGGTCATGCTTAGAGGCGGTAATCTCAGTGCGGCGCTCATCCCCATACTCGGTGACGATTTCTTCTAACTCCTCTCTGATCACCAGCTTGAGACGCTCCGGATCAGACAGAATATCGAGATAATCAGCAATTTCCTGCAGTTTTTCCTGATACTCGTTGAGCAGTTTTTCATGCTCCAAACCCGTCAAGCGGTGCAGACGCAGATCCAGAATTGCCTGAGCCTGGGCCGGCGACAGGTGGTATTGGCCATCACGCAGTCCGTATTGGGCCTCCAGCTCATCAGGTCGACAGGCATCGTCGCCGGCGCGCTCCAACATGCCCAGCACGTCCCCGGGCGCCCAGGCCTGCGCGAGCAGCTTCTCCCGCGCTTCCTGAGAGGTTGGCGAAGCCTTGATCAACTCAATGATAGGGTCGATGTTACTCAAAGCGATTGCGAGACCTTCGAGGATGTGGCCGCGCTCACGCGCTTTGCGCAACAGGTAAATGGTGCGGCGAGTCACCACCTCACGGCGATGGCGGACAAAGGCTTCGAGCACCTCTTTGAGATTCAGGACCTTGGGCTGGCCATCAACCAACGCCACCATATTGATGCCAAATACCGACTGCATGGCGGTCTGGGCATACAGATTATTAAGCACCACGTCGCCGATTTCGCCACGGCGAAGCTCTATCACCACGCGCATGCCATCTTTATCCGATTCATCACGCAGCTCTGTAATGCCCTCGATAGATTTATCTTTAACGAGCTCGGCGATGCGCTCAATCAAACGCGCCTTGTTCAACTGATAGGGCAGCTCGTGGATAATAATGGTATCCCGGCTGCGCTTCTCATCAGGAATCACCTCGGCCTTGGCTCTCACATAGATACGACCGCGACCGGTTCGGTACGCCTGTATGATCCCGGCGCGGCCATTAATAATTCCCGCGGTGGGGAAATCAGGCCCCGGAATATGTTCCATCAGCTCGTCCACGGTGAGATCGGGATCCCTGATGAGCGCGAGACAACCACTGACCACCTCTGTCAGATTATGAGGCGGTATATTGGTCGCCATACCCACCGCAATGCCCGATGATCCGTTGATCAGCAGGTTGGGTACCCGGGTAGGCATGACCGCGGGTATAAGCTCAGTGCCATCATAGTTCTCAACGAAATCGACAGTCTCCTTGTCGAGGTCCGCAAGTATTGCGTGCGCGATCTTGCGCATACGGATCTCTGTGTACCGCATCGCGGCCGCAGAATCGCCGTCGACGGATCCAAAGTTGCCCTGTCCGTCTACCAGCATGTAGCGCAGGGAAAACGGCTGAGCCATACGCACAATCGTGTCATAAACCGCCGAATCACCATGGGGATGATATTTACCAATCACATCACCTACCACGCGAGCCGACTTTTTATAGGATTTGTTCCAGTCATTATTCAACTCGTTCATCGCAAACAGGACACGCCTGTGCACTGGCTTCAGGCCGTCGCGCACGTCAGGAAGTGCCCGACCGACGATAACGCTCATGGCGTAATCGAGGTAAGACTTCTTCATCTCGTCCTCGATGTTGACGGGCAGTATTTCTTTGGCTATTTCACCCATGTGCTAAGACTTCCTTGAGGGACTGCGAACGCATTTTATCTGGCGCGACCGGGTCTCTTAAACGGACCATTTCCGGCGCGTATTCACATGCTCTGCGAACCTTGAATCGAAGGCCGAATTATACGTGAATTTACGCCCTCCCCGCTACGCTTTATGACTAAAAAACGCGCCCCGGGAGGACCGTGCGGAGGCATTTGCGGTTATACTCTGCCGCAGGCCGCTCCCGCCGCCTGGGCTGCACTGCCCCGGAGCACTCAATCAAGGGAACACGCGCGCCAGACAACGGGAAAATTTCTCATGGCCCCATCAGTCACAACTGTGGACATTCTGCTCAGGCCACGCTGGATCGTGCCTGTTATACCCCGAGGTGTGGTGCTTGAAGACCACTGCCTGGCCATTACGGGCGACAGTATTTCCGCTCTGCTGCCAAGGCAGGAGGCTGACAGACTGGACGCTCGGGAGATTATTGATCTGCCCGGGCATGCGCTTACACCGGGGTTGATCAACTGCCACGGGCATGCCGGAATGAGTCTGTTGCGAGGTTTTGCTGACGATTTACCGTTGATGCCCTGGTTGCAGGACCACATCTGGCCCGCCGAAAAAGCACACGTCAGCGCACAATTCGCCGCCGATGGCATGGAACTGGCTGTTGCAGAGATGGCCCGCAGCGGCACCACCACCTTTTCTGACCAGTTCCTGTTTCCCGATACCGGGGCTTCGACAGCGCAAAGACTTGGCATGCGCAGCCAGATCGCGTTTCCCATCTGGAATTTCGCCACACAGTGGGCCAACAATACGGATGAATACATCAGTAAAGGTCTCGCTGTGCGCGACCAGTTCAAACATAGCCCGTTAGTGCACATCGCGTTTGGGCCTCACGCGCCTTACACGGTCGACGAAAAAGACCTCGCCCGGGTCGCCATCCTCGCGTCCGAACTGGATGCCGTGGTTCATATTCATCTGCATGAAACCCGCGAAGAGGTGTTACAGGCGGTGGAACAGAACGGCGAGCGTCCACTGGATACGCTGCACCGGATTGGACTACTGGGGCCCCGAGCACAGTGCGTGCATATGACAGACCTTGGAAGCCAGGATATCGAACTACTGGCGGCTACGGGCAGTCACGTGGTGCACTGCCCCCAATCCAATATGAAATTGGCCTCTGGAATCTGCCGGGTCACCGAACTGATGGCTCAGGGTATTAACGTCGCACTGGGCACGGACAGTGCAGCCAGCAATAACGACCTCAACATGTTTGGCGAAATGCAGGCAGCCGCCCTGCTGGCCAAAGTAGCCACACGGGATGCAACCACCCTGCCTGCGGCGGACACGCTGGCTATGGCAACCATTAACGGCGCCAGGGCAATGGGGCTTGAGGATCAAATCGGCAGTCTCGAACCGGGCAAGCAGGCCGATGTGATCGCCGTCGACCTCACGGGCCCCGAAACACAGCCCGTTTACAATCCCCTGTCACAGTTGGTCTACTCCTGTAATGGCAGCCAAGTGACGCAAAGCTGGGTGGCAGGACAGGCTATCATGCGCGATCGCGAGCTACTGCAGATTGATCTGGACGCATTAGCCACCCGTGTTGACGACTGGCAACAGCGCATTAACGCCACACCGAGAGGGTGACAATGAACAATCCGGCTAATGTCGACCTGCAGGAAATTGCTAAATTTGAGGCACTTGCCTCCCGCTGGTGGGATCACAATGGCGAATTTCGACCCCTGCACGAAATCAACCCCCTGCGGGCCAACTTTATCGATCAACACTCCCCGGTGGCGGGAAACCGCCTGGTGGACGTCGGATGCGGCGGCGGCATTCTAGCTGAGTCTATGGCCCAGCGGGGTGCCGCAGTGACAGGCATAGACATGGGAGAGGCGCCCCTGTCCGTCGCCAGAATGCACGGACTGGAATCAGGGGTCGAGGTGAACTATCGGCAAAGTACCGCAGAAAATCTGGCTGCGGAGGAAGCAGGCACCTACGATATCGCCTGCTGTCTCGAAATGCTGGAGCACGTGCCAGACCCCGGCGCAGTCATTGCCGCCTGCGCCGCACTCACGCGCCCCGGGGGCTC from the Candidatus Marimicrobium litorale genome contains:
- the ihfB gene encoding integration host factor subunit beta, coding for MTKSELIETILSRQSQLSAKDVELAVKTVIEHMSQALASGERIEIRGFGSFSLHFRAPRRGRNPKTGDAVELAGKYVPHFKPGKELRERVNLGMQPES
- the rpsA gene encoding 30S ribosomal protein S1 codes for the protein MSESFADLFEESLKTVDMKPGAIVTGVVIDIDNEWVTVHAGLKSEGVIPREQFIDANGDCTLTVGDEVQVALEAVEDGFGETKLSREKAKRAEAWKDLEAAYEAGEVVTGIINGKVKGGFTVDINTIRAFLPGSLVDVRPVRETVHLEGKELEFKVIKLDQKRNNVVVSRRAVMEEANSVERDALLESLQEGMSVKGIVKNLTDYGAFVDLGGVDGLLHITDMAWKRIKHPSEIVEVGQEIDVKILKFDRERNRVSLGLKQLGEDPWLEITGRYPEGSRVNARITNLTDYGCFAELEEGVEGLVHVSEMDWTNKNVHPSKIVNLGDEVEVMVLDIDEERRRISLGIKQCQQNPWDAFASQYSKGDKIAGSIKSITDFGIFIGLEGNIDGLVHLSDISWNETGEEAVRNYKKGDEIETVILSIDPERERISLGVKQLEDDPFGNYVAEHDRGAIVSGEVVAIDAKSVTIKLAEEVEGVLKASDISQEKVEDARNSYKLGDTVEAKITSVDRKNRGLSLSVKAKDMADEKEAVESLKDAEQENASPGTIGDLIKAQMGDS
- the cmk gene encoding (d)CMP kinase is translated as MTFASPVIAVDGPSGSGKGTVSHMLAEHLGWHLLDSGALYRVVGQACLMEGISWNNASAVTEVARHLDVAFRVSDAGEVLVSCKGIDVSAQIRTEEGGRGASTVAAIPTVREALLQRQREFLRPPGLVADGRDMGTVVFCAAPLKIFLTASASERAERRYKQLIAKGESVSLPRLLEDIEERDARDSNREFSPLVPAEDAIVIDSSAMPVTEVFAQVLLEVEKRGLA
- the aroA gene encoding 3-phosphoshikimate 1-carboxyvinyltransferase, whose product is MHFKVKPGGIIQGKARVPGDKSISHRAIMLGALAEGTTRISGFLEGEDALATLGAFRAMGVSVEGPEDGQVVVHGVGLHGLKAPAVPLDLGNAGTGMRLMCGLLAGQAFDAELTGDASLRSRPMGRVIDPLTKMGAVIAAADEGRPPLKVSGGARLQGIHYDLPMASAQVKSCLLLAGLYAQGCTEVTEPAATRDHTERMLRGFGYPVDTENGAIALRGGGQLRACDIDIPADISSAAFFLVAASLVPGSDLLLTHVGINPTRVGVLNILTLMGADISLLNKREVGGEPVADVRVRYAQLHGIEIPPQQVPLAIDEFPALFIAAACARGRTVLRGAEELRVKESDRIAAMAEGLTTLGVFNKVLDDGIIIEGGELGGGVIHTYHDHRIAMSFAVAALRAKDMITVLDCDHVATSFPGFDKLARQLGLRLETGGQA
- a CDS encoding prephenate dehydrogenase/arogenate dehydrogenase family protein; the encoded protein is MSYASANLVIMGLGLIGGSLARAARASGFCQRITGYGYRAASLQRGIELGVIDDFTLDIEEAIDAADILVICTPTLTAADLLKDILPRLPRDGGGPVVTDVASVKGSLRDAAVKICGEMPQQFVLGHPIAGSEHSGVEASDARLFVDHRVILTPEDGNAPAAVALIRRLWESTGAEVVEMSVERHDAVLAATSHLPHALAYTLVDALSSLPDSDEVFRCAAGGFRDFTRIASSDPTMWRDIALANRSALLEAIDQFGQHLEQLRVAVERKDGDELFATFSRAKKARDAFAAVLAERTK
- the pheA gene encoding prephenate dehydratase, yielding MEKDKALEQVRADIDAIDREIQALINRRAECAQQVAEIKMAESAAALAPGDRNTTPVFYRPEREAQVLANIISRNTGPLDGGSVAHIFREIMSACLALERPLHTAFLGPEGTFTQAATIKHFGHAAVCVPQATIDAVFAQVESGECNYGVVPVENSTEGMVSHTLDNFIDSSLKIAGEVELSIDLHLLASAATVEQGVERICAHQQALAQCRNWLDKHWPAVEREAVSSNGEAARLASEHAGIAAVAGEMAAELYGLEKLATHIEDYSDNTTRFLIIGRDIVPPSGRDKTSIIVSSRNKPGALFHLLEPFRRGDVSLTRIDTRPSRTEKWAYVFFIEFEGHLHDENIAAIMLELEEQSIMLKPLGSYPQAVL
- the serC gene encoding 3-phosphoserine/phosphohydroxythreonine transaminase → MSRSFNFCAGPAALPEPVLEIAREDMLNWHGCGLSFMEMSHRSPEVVGVAEHAERTLRKLLSITDDYAVLFLQGGASTQFSAVPLNLLGDSLGADYVNTGQWSKKAIAEAKRFGAVNVVASSEETQFSTIPDPQLWQLDSDAAYLHFTPNETIGGVEFSWVPQVNVPLVGDMSSTILSRPVAVEEYGAIYAGAQKNIGPAGLTLVIVRRDLLGKAHALCPAMLNWQTADENDSMYNTPPTFSLYLAALVFDWLEEQGGLTAMEVLNRRKAEKLYTAIDSSDFYANPVELASRSLMNIPFTLADANLDKAFLSESEAAGLLNLKGHRSVGGMRASVYNAVPEAAVDALIAFMQGFEARHG
- the gyrA gene encoding DNA gyrase subunit A → MGEIAKEILPVNIEDEMKKSYLDYAMSVIVGRALPDVRDGLKPVHRRVLFAMNELNNDWNKSYKKSARVVGDVIGKYHPHGDSAVYDTIVRMAQPFSLRYMLVDGQGNFGSVDGDSAAAMRYTEIRMRKIAHAILADLDKETVDFVENYDGTELIPAVMPTRVPNLLINGSSGIAVGMATNIPPHNLTEVVSGCLALIRDPDLTVDELMEHIPGPDFPTAGIINGRAGIIQAYRTGRGRIYVRAKAEVIPDEKRSRDTIIIHELPYQLNKARLIERIAELVKDKSIEGITELRDESDKDGMRVVIELRRGEIGDVVLNNLYAQTAMQSVFGINMVALVDGQPKVLNLKEVLEAFVRHRREVVTRRTIYLLRKARERGHILEGLAIALSNIDPIIELIKASPTSQEAREKLLAQAWAPGDVLGMLERAGDDACRPDELEAQYGLRDGQYHLSPAQAQAILDLRLHRLTGLEHEKLLNEYQEKLQEIADYLDILSDPERLKLVIREELEEIVTEYGDERRTEITASKHDLTVEDLITKEDRVVTISHAGYAKTQPLSDYQAQRRGGMGKSATQVKDEDFVEHLLIASTHATILCFSNLGKVYWLKVFHIPLAGRNSRGRPMVNLLPLEEGERVTSILPVEEYTEGHFIFMATANGTVKKTPLTDFARQRSVGLRALQLEEGDVLVGTAITQGDSDVMLFSTEGKAVRFRETDVRSMGRTARGIRGIRLASEHKMISLIIPRESGLVLTVSETGYGKRTEVSDFPTKGRGGKGLIAMSTSERNGMMVGAVQVFAGDELMLISNQGTLVRTRVDEVSIQGRNTQGVRIVRTKGGEQLVGIQRIEEPEPELEPESDDSAGEPAPDNPVD